A single window of Solanum dulcamara chromosome 5, daSolDulc1.2, whole genome shotgun sequence DNA harbors:
- the LOC129889301 gene encoding uncharacterized protein LOC129889301 isoform X2, whose amino-acid sequence MRIFDSTSNSSKKQQKEEKEWLGASFKPENFIPGIVIGFIIGLLLDLSKPSKSNTLKKTSNLLSRNQHEKILAPAKADEEIKMVLVVRQDLKMAQGKVASQCAHAATGMYADLMQSDRYLLRQWEQCGQPKIVVTCKNQQEMNKLKEAAENIGLPTFVVADAGRTQVASGSRTVLAVGPGSKSAVDSVTGKLRLL is encoded by the exons ATGCGTATCTTCGATAGCACTTCCAACTCTTCCAAGAAG CAGCAGAAGGAGGAAAAAGAATGGTTAGGAGCAAGTTTCAAGCCAGAGAATTTTATTCCAGGAATTGTAATTGGTTTCATTATTGGGTTGTTGTTGGATTTGTCAAAACCCTCCAAAAGTAACACTTTAAAGAAGACAAGTAATTTGTTGAGCAGAAATCAACATGAAAAGATTTTAGCCCCAGCTAAGGCTGATGAAGAGATCAAAATG GTATTAGTTGTCAGACAAGACCTGAAAATGGCACAAGGAAAAGTTGCATCTCAGTGTGCTC ATGCTGCTACTGgcatgtatgcagaccttatgCAAAG TGATCGGTATCTTTTGAGGCAGTGGGAGCAATGTGGACAGCCCAAAATAGTTGTTACCTGCAAGAATCAGCAAGAAAT GAATAAGTTGAAGGAAGCAGCTGAGAACATTGGTCTTCCAACTTTTGTGGTTGCTGATGCGGGACGTACCCAG GTCGCATCAGGCTCAAGGACAGTTCTTGCAGTTGGACCAG GAAGCAAGTCAGCGGTAGATTCAGTGACCGGGAAGCTGCGCCTCCTTTGA
- the LOC129889301 gene encoding uncharacterized protein LOC129889301 isoform X1, with amino-acid sequence MRIFDSTSNSSKKQQKEEKEWLGASFKPENFIPGIVIGFIIGLLLDLSKPSKSNTLKKTSNLLSRNQHEKILAPAKADEEIKMVLVVRQDLKMAQGKVASQCAHAATGMYADLMQSDRYLLRQWEQCGQPKIVVTCKNQQEMSHQAQGQFLQLDQEASQR; translated from the exons ATGCGTATCTTCGATAGCACTTCCAACTCTTCCAAGAAG CAGCAGAAGGAGGAAAAAGAATGGTTAGGAGCAAGTTTCAAGCCAGAGAATTTTATTCCAGGAATTGTAATTGGTTTCATTATTGGGTTGTTGTTGGATTTGTCAAAACCCTCCAAAAGTAACACTTTAAAGAAGACAAGTAATTTGTTGAGCAGAAATCAACATGAAAAGATTTTAGCCCCAGCTAAGGCTGATGAAGAGATCAAAATG GTATTAGTTGTCAGACAAGACCTGAAAATGGCACAAGGAAAAGTTGCATCTCAGTGTGCTC ATGCTGCTACTGgcatgtatgcagaccttatgCAAAG TGATCGGTATCTTTTGAGGCAGTGGGAGCAATGTGGACAGCCCAAAATAGTTGTTACCTGCAAGAATCAGCAAGAAAT GTCGCATCAGGCTCAAGGACAGTTCTTGCAGTTGGACCAG GAAGCAAGTCAGCGGTAG